In a single window of the Cucumis melo cultivar AY chromosome 11, USDA_Cmelo_AY_1.0, whole genome shotgun sequence genome:
- the LOC107991483 gene encoding LOB domain-containing protein 4 translates to MKEISGRKQGTSLSPCAACKLLRRRCAQDCVFAPYFPADEPHKFASVHKVFGASNVNKMLQELPEQQRSDAVSSMVYEANARVRDPVYGCVGAISSLQQQIDLLQTQLAIAQAEVVHMRMRHIPSSSYNPTMGHSSETASPSSKMNIPVPNKSYFSMDMVDHDSMGETLWSSC, encoded by the exons ATGAAGGAGATTAGTGGAAGAAAACAAGGTACATCTCTTTCACCATGTGCAGCTTGCAAGCTTCTTCGCCGTAGATGTGCTCAAGATTGCGTTTTCGCCCCTTACTTCCCCGCCGACGAGCCTCATAAATTTGCTAGCGTTCATAAGGTCTTTGGAGCTAGTAATGTTAACAAGATGTTACAG GAGCTACCGGAACAACAACGAAGCGATGCAGTAAGTTCGATGGTGTATGAGGCAAACGCAAGGGTACGAGATCCCGTGTATGGTTGTGTTGGAGCCATATCATCGTTACAACAACAGATTGATCTCTTGCAAACACAACTAGCAATAGCGCAAGCGGAGGTGGTTCACATGCGGATGCGCCACATCCCGTCATCCTCTTACAACCCAACGATGGGCCACTCATCGGAAACCGCCTCGCCCTCCAGCAAGATGAACATTCCGGTGCCAAACAAGTCCTATTTTTCCATGGACATGGTTGACCACGACAGCATGGGGGAGACCTTGTGGTCGTCTTGCTAG